A single region of the Halorussus gelatinilyticus genome encodes:
- a CDS encoding dihydroorotase: MLTIRNATLADGREVDVRIDTSAGRIAGVGSTLTHSGDSIDADGKLLMPGMIDAHVHFREPGFSHKETWETGSRSAAAGGVTTVVDQPNTDPPTVDGASFDRKAEFAEASYVDYGINGGVTPEWDPEALFDRPTLALGEVFLADSTGEMGIEEDLFREAVEAATDEYRVVTVHAEDADLFDEEARERAGDDYDAWSAYRTAEAEAAAVERAVEIGAEADARIHVAHTSTPEGVDAAKAGGATCEVTPHHLFLSREDYDELGTFGRMNPPLRSEQRREAVFERVADGTVDIVATDHAPHTREEKDASVWDAPSGVPGVETALPLLLEEARKENLSYERVRDLTAANPADVFGLTRKGRIEQGLMADLVLVDPDASREIRGEDLHSKCDWTPFEGMRGVFPELTMVRGNVVYRDESAEYEGIDADGEFAEAVGENVRG; encoded by the coding sequence ATGCTCACCATCCGGAACGCGACGCTCGCCGACGGCCGCGAGGTGGACGTGCGAATCGACACGTCCGCGGGCCGCATCGCGGGCGTCGGCTCGACGCTGACCCACTCGGGCGACTCCATCGACGCCGACGGGAAGCTCCTCATGCCGGGGATGATAGACGCGCACGTCCACTTCCGCGAACCCGGCTTCTCCCACAAGGAGACGTGGGAGACTGGCAGTCGGTCGGCCGCGGCGGGCGGCGTGACGACCGTCGTGGACCAACCCAACACCGACCCGCCGACCGTGGACGGCGCGTCGTTCGACCGGAAGGCCGAGTTCGCCGAGGCCTCCTACGTCGATTACGGCATCAACGGCGGCGTGACTCCGGAGTGGGACCCCGAAGCGCTGTTCGACCGGCCGACGCTGGCGCTCGGCGAGGTGTTCCTCGCGGACTCGACCGGCGAGATGGGCATCGAGGAGGACCTGTTCCGCGAGGCCGTCGAAGCGGCGACCGACGAGTACCGCGTCGTCACCGTCCACGCCGAGGACGCCGACCTGTTCGACGAGGAAGCGAGGGAGCGCGCCGGCGACGACTACGACGCGTGGAGCGCCTACCGGACCGCCGAGGCCGAGGCCGCGGCGGTCGAGCGCGCGGTCGAAATCGGTGCCGAAGCGGACGCCCGGATTCACGTCGCCCACACCAGCACGCCGGAGGGCGTCGATGCCGCGAAAGCGGGCGGTGCGACCTGCGAGGTGACGCCCCACCACCTCTTCCTCTCGCGCGAAGACTACGACGAGTTGGGTACCTTCGGGCGGATGAACCCGCCGCTCCGGAGCGAGCAGCGCCGCGAGGCCGTCTTCGAGCGCGTGGCGGACGGCACCGTCGATATCGTGGCGACCGACCACGCGCCCCACACCCGCGAGGAGAAGGACGCGAGCGTCTGGGACGCGCCCAGCGGCGTCCCCGGCGTCGAGACCGCCCTGCCGCTCCTGCTCGAAGAGGCCCGGAAGGAGAACCTGAGCTACGAGCGCGTCCGGGACCTGACCGCGGCGAACCCAGCCGACGTGTTCGGCCTGACCCGGAAGGGCCGCATCGAGCAGGGGCTGATGGCCGACCTCGTGCTGGTCGACCCGGACGCGAGCCGCGAGATTCGCGGCGAGGACCTCCACTCGAAGTGCGACTGGACGCCCTTCGAGGGCATGCGGGGGGTGTTCCCCGAACTGACGATGGTCCGCGGGAACGTGGTGTACCGCGACGAGTCGGCCGAGTACGAGGGCATCGACGCCGACGGGGAGTTCGCTGAAGCGGTCGGCGAGAACGTCCGCGGGTAG
- a CDS encoding DUF7268 family protein yields MTADHRHHDSPDGASPESGDAPTLRERLRRLGRALALGAALAGLAVPALVLTGESVAFASEKIFAVGALVFGFSILGWSGSVFAGEGIENFQRHLGGRSDWSEADSRQAMALLGSVGLGGMVGAMVATWVVGSLA; encoded by the coding sequence ATGACCGCCGACCACCGACACCACGATTCGCCCGACGGCGCGTCGCCGGAGTCCGGCGACGCGCCGACGCTCCGCGAGCGCCTGCGCCGACTCGGGCGCGCGCTCGCGCTCGGCGCGGCGCTGGCCGGTCTCGCGGTTCCGGCTCTCGTTCTCACCGGCGAGTCCGTCGCGTTCGCCAGCGAGAAAATCTTCGCCGTCGGCGCGCTCGTCTTCGGCTTCTCGATTCTGGGCTGGTCGGGGTCGGTGTTCGCGGGCGAGGGCATCGAGAACTTCCAGCGACACCTCGGCGGTAGGTCCGACTGGTCTGAGGCCGACTCCCGGCAGGCGATGGCGCTACTCGGGAGCGTCGGTCTCGGCGGAATGGTCGGCGCGATGGTAGCGACGTGGGTCGTCGGAAGTCTCGCGTAG